The following are encoded in a window of Solidesulfovibrio magneticus RS-1 genomic DNA:
- the rpoZ gene encoding DNA-directed RNA polymerase subunit omega, which yields MARITVEDCLEKINNRFLIVQMAIKRVHQYREGYDPLVECKNKEVVTALREIAAGEVMPADSIEEAGVFLPATK from the coding sequence ATGGCGCGCATTACCGTCGAAGATTGCCTGGAAAAGATCAACAACCGTTTCCTCATCGTCCAGATGGCCATCAAGCGGGTGCACCAGTACCGCGAAGGCTACGATCCGCTGGTGGAGTGCAAGAACAAGGAAGTCGTCACCGCCCTGCGCGAAATCGCCGCCGGCGAGGTGATGCCGGCCGATTCCATCGAGGAAGCCGGCGTGTTTCTTCCTGCAACCAAATAG
- a CDS encoding methyl-accepting chemotaxis protein: protein MALNNLKISTRLFLLTGTALLILVGSGIFGFVVMTQINAMSLDNIATSTLVTASVDEARSAQVAFKKQVQEWKNLLLRGQNPEKYQSYVNLFQKEHAEVVRLLTQLKATMTKLRFPTQAIDSAVTAHVALTRQYEEAVKAVSSSDPRFSALVDQKVQGIDREPTKAIDDIVEDITALAAKKNQTAEASARELYDRTLLLAILGLTGAVVVTGLFSLAIIRSITVPLGRSVAYAEDIGQGRLDARLDVAGRDEIGMLAGAMRAMVASLKEKMAFSEAKSREAAEEAAKARQAMEQAAAEAKRAEASREALLATARQLEDVAAVVASASETLSEQSSQAHQGAAAQAERIDETATAMEEMNATVLEVAKNAGQASTSADLARGKAKEGAAVVAEVVSGIEAVRAQALALKNDVDGLGRLSDGIGAILDVIADIADQTNLLALNAAIEAARAGDAGRGFAVVADEVRKLAEKTMSATAEVGQAIRAIQDGTRQNIRNVDAAGSAIEAATSKAGASGQVLEAVVSFVDRATEQVSSIAAAAEEQSATSEEINRSLGDISRIAGETSAIMERSAAAVGDLNRQTQVLRKLIADMQRAG from the coding sequence ATGGCCCTGAACAACCTGAAAATCAGCACCCGGCTGTTCCTGCTCACCGGGACGGCACTGCTGATACTGGTCGGCTCCGGCATTTTCGGCTTTGTCGTCATGACCCAGATCAATGCCATGTCTCTGGATAATATCGCGACCAGCACCCTGGTAACGGCTTCGGTGGACGAAGCCCGCTCGGCCCAGGTGGCTTTCAAAAAACAGGTCCAGGAATGGAAAAACCTCTTGCTGCGTGGCCAGAATCCGGAAAAATATCAAAGCTATGTCAACCTGTTTCAAAAGGAACACGCCGAGGTGGTTCGCCTGCTGACGCAGCTCAAGGCAACGATGACCAAGCTGCGTTTTCCGACCCAGGCCATCGACAGCGCCGTCACCGCCCATGTCGCCCTCACGCGGCAGTATGAAGAAGCCGTAAAGGCCGTGTCGTCGTCCGATCCCCGCTTCAGCGCCCTTGTGGACCAGAAGGTGCAAGGCATCGACCGCGAACCGACCAAGGCCATTGACGACATCGTCGAGGATATCACCGCCTTGGCCGCAAAAAAAAACCAGACCGCCGAAGCAAGCGCCCGGGAACTCTACGACCGCACCCTTTTGCTCGCCATCCTGGGCTTGACCGGGGCCGTGGTGGTCACGGGGCTTTTCTCCCTGGCCATCATCCGTTCCATCACCGTTCCCCTTGGACGCAGCGTGGCCTACGCCGAAGACATCGGTCAGGGTCGGCTCGACGCCCGGCTGGATGTGGCCGGTCGGGATGAAATCGGGATGCTCGCCGGGGCCATGCGCGCCATGGTGGCCAGCCTCAAGGAAAAAATGGCTTTCTCCGAGGCCAAGAGCCGGGAAGCGGCCGAAGAAGCAGCCAAGGCCCGCCAAGCCATGGAACAAGCCGCCGCCGAAGCCAAGCGGGCCGAGGCAAGCCGCGAGGCCTTGCTGGCCACGGCCCGCCAGCTCGAAGACGTAGCGGCCGTTGTGGCCTCGGCCAGCGAAACCCTGTCCGAGCAGTCGTCCCAGGCCCATCAGGGGGCTGCGGCCCAGGCCGAACGCATTGATGAGACCGCCACGGCCATGGAAGAAATGAACGCCACGGTCCTGGAGGTGGCCAAAAACGCCGGCCAGGCCTCAACCAGCGCCGATCTGGCCCGGGGCAAGGCCAAGGAAGGCGCGGCCGTCGTGGCCGAGGTCGTATCCGGCATCGAGGCGGTGCGGGCGCAAGCCCTGGCCCTCAAAAACGACGTGGACGGCCTGGGCCGGCTCAGCGACGGCATCGGAGCCATCCTCGACGTCATCGCCGACATCGCCGACCAGACCAATCTCCTGGCGCTTAACGCCGCCATCGAAGCCGCCCGTGCCGGCGACGCCGGCCGGGGGTTCGCCGTGGTGGCCGACGAAGTCCGCAAGCTGGCCGAAAAAACCATGTCCGCCACGGCCGAGGTCGGGCAGGCCATTCGGGCCATCCAGGACGGAACCCGCCAGAACATCCGCAACGTGGACGCGGCCGGCAGCGCCATCGAGGCCGCCACCAGCAAGGCCGGCGCTTCCGGCCAGGTGCTTGAGGCCGTGGTCAGTTTCGTTGACCGGGCCACCGAACAGGTCAGTTCCATCGCCGCCGCCGCCGAAGAGCAGTCGGCCACCAGCGAAGAGATCAACCGCAGCCTGGGCGACATCAGCCGCATCGCCGGGGAGACGTCGGCCATCATGGAACGTTCGGCGGCGGCGGTCGGCGACCTCAATCGCCAGACCCAGGTGCTCAGGAAGCTCATCGCGGACATGCAGCGCGCCGGATAA
- a CDS encoding DUF6785 family protein codes for MIAAGAIRTRGVVLGLCLGLVVCAVTPLNNLYLGATPLGGGHFPLAPFFLLAWLTLLAAGLGKLFRGRSPLSGTDLLICWMLMVVVSGVAHTGLARTFFINLTAPLHFATEGNQWQAVFGPILPKGWYPADPEAVETLYNGLPGGYTMGWGAVLAAVPWQAWLGPLTTWAVFIGLCYFVLLCLTNLFAKQWVSNERMNFPLLRLPETLAESVDGGGLGALLADRFLLCGLFISVGLHTINGIAFYDPSVPQIPTLILAGPYFPKTGLFSGFTKLKIYFYPAFIGFAFLTARQISLSFWLFFLLGGLVYGVFDLIGQHIPAAALGVTFGPTLTSPEETQMIGAYGVFFCFLLWLARHHLLDTARDALRFRFRGPDEAEWVGAPASLWGLVLGGGALIAWSASFGMPLFQATLLMGAFFMVMLVASRIICQGGIAYFTLTAAPTDGLIAFFGAGIFSRLSLLMAAVMQKMLFVDLRESLLPSLFHAAKVGERRGPKKLYLAAIVLGIAAAVAVSFLAMLAVCHKYGLRDLQVDWETQTVSTVYENVQRLIEAPTGSNAAVIGFAAAGAAVMLGLVIAYQHFYWWPIHPLGFLTMYSSAMRILWFSFFVGWLCNQLTLRYGGIALLKRVRLLFIGLILGDFLMGGIFAVIGLWTGQSYLVLPN; via the coding sequence ATGATCGCCGCCGGAGCCATTCGGACCCGGGGCGTGGTCCTGGGGCTGTGCCTGGGGCTTGTGGTCTGCGCGGTCACGCCGCTTAATAACCTCTACCTCGGGGCCACGCCCCTGGGCGGCGGCCATTTTCCCTTGGCCCCGTTTTTCCTGCTGGCCTGGCTCACCCTCCTGGCCGCCGGCCTGGGCAAGCTCTTTCGCGGTCGCTCGCCCCTTTCCGGCACGGACCTGCTCATCTGCTGGATGCTCATGGTGGTGGTTTCGGGCGTGGCCCACACCGGCCTGGCCCGCACGTTCTTTATAAACCTCACCGCGCCCCTGCATTTCGCCACCGAGGGCAACCAGTGGCAGGCGGTGTTTGGGCCGATCCTGCCCAAGGGCTGGTATCCGGCCGATCCGGAAGCCGTGGAGACCCTCTATAACGGCCTGCCCGGCGGCTACACCATGGGTTGGGGGGCCGTGCTGGCGGCCGTTCCCTGGCAGGCCTGGCTCGGGCCGTTGACCACCTGGGCCGTCTTCATCGGCCTGTGCTATTTCGTGCTCCTGTGCCTGACCAACCTTTTCGCCAAGCAGTGGGTCTCCAACGAGCGCATGAATTTCCCGCTGCTGCGCCTGCCCGAGACCCTGGCCGAGTCCGTGGACGGCGGCGGCCTGGGCGCGCTTTTGGCCGACCGGTTCCTGCTGTGCGGCCTTTTTATCAGCGTCGGCTTGCACACCATAAACGGCATCGCCTTCTACGATCCGTCCGTGCCGCAGATTCCCACGCTCATCCTGGCCGGGCCGTACTTTCCCAAAACAGGCCTCTTTTCGGGCTTCACCAAGCTCAAGATCTACTTCTATCCGGCCTTCATCGGCTTCGCCTTCCTGACCGCCCGCCAGATATCGCTCAGCTTCTGGCTCTTTTTCCTGCTCGGCGGACTGGTCTACGGCGTGTTTGATCTCATCGGCCAGCACATTCCGGCCGCCGCCCTGGGCGTCACCTTCGGGCCGACCCTGACCTCGCCCGAGGAAACGCAGATGATCGGGGCCTACGGCGTCTTTTTCTGTTTTCTCCTGTGGCTGGCCCGCCACCATCTGCTGGATACCGCCCGGGACGCCTTACGCTTCCGGTTTCGCGGCCCGGACGAGGCCGAATGGGTGGGCGCGCCGGCCTCGTTGTGGGGGCTGGTCCTGGGCGGCGGGGCGCTTATTGCCTGGAGCGCCTCGTTTGGGATGCCGCTTTTCCAGGCCACCCTGCTCATGGGCGCGTTTTTCATGGTCATGCTGGTGGCCAGCCGCATCATCTGCCAGGGCGGCATCGCCTATTTCACCCTGACCGCCGCGCCGACCGACGGCCTCATCGCCTTTTTCGGGGCCGGCATCTTCAGCCGGCTGTCGCTGCTCATGGCCGCCGTCATGCAGAAGATGCTCTTTGTCGATCTGCGCGAGTCGCTTTTGCCGTCGCTGTTCCACGCCGCCAAGGTCGGCGAGCGGCGGGGGCCGAAAAAGCTCTACCTGGCCGCCATTGTCCTGGGCATCGCCGCCGCCGTGGCCGTATCGTTTTTGGCCATGCTGGCCGTGTGCCACAAGTACGGCCTGCGCGACCTGCAAGTGGACTGGGAGACCCAGACCGTGAGCACGGTCTATGAAAACGTCCAGCGCCTCATCGAAGCGCCGACAGGTTCCAACGCGGCGGTCATCGGCTTCGCCGCCGCCGGCGCGGCCGTGATGCTGGGGCTGGTCATCGCCTACCAGCACTTCTACTGGTGGCCCATCCATCCGCTGGGCTTTCTCACCATGTACAGCTCGGCCATGCGGATCCTGTGGTTTTCCTTTTTCGTCGGCTGGCTGTGCAATCAGCTGACCTTGCGCTACGGCGGCATCGCGCTGTTAAAGCGCGTGCGGCTGCTGTTTATCGGCCTTATTCTCGGCGATTTTCTCATGGGCGGCATCTTCGCCGTCATCGGCTTGTGGACGGGACAAAGCTATCTGGTGCTGCCGAATTGA
- a CDS encoding tetratricopeptide repeat protein, producing the protein MGKRMRCAVMALALILALPGAAVAGPTDDYRQGITAANKGDMDTAIAAFTRIIDSGAGGDVKNLASAFNLRGMCQEAKSDLQKALADYSKAIELDAKMAEALGNRAMLYMKLGDEAKAKEDATAAKRIDRKVKVPEFK; encoded by the coding sequence ATGGGCAAACGCATGCGTTGCGCCGTCATGGCGCTGGCTTTGATCCTGGCTCTGCCCGGCGCGGCCGTGGCCGGACCCACTGACGACTACCGCCAGGGCATTACGGCGGCCAACAAGGGCGACATGGACACGGCCATCGCCGCCTTTACCCGCATCATTGATTCCGGGGCCGGCGGGGACGTGAAAAACCTGGCCAGCGCCTTCAACCTGCGCGGCATGTGCCAGGAAGCCAAAAGCGATCTGCAAAAGGCCCTGGCCGACTACTCCAAGGCCATTGAGCTCGACGCCAAGATGGCCGAGGCCCTGGGCAACCGGGCCATGCTGTATATGAAGCTCGGCGACGAGGCCAAGGCCAAGGAAGACGCCACGGCCGCCAAGCGCATTGACCGCAAGGTCAAAGTCCCGGAATTCAAGTAG
- a CDS encoding LutC/YkgG family protein translates to MTTPNLVEKLTAKAGLVSATVRCVASMDEAMAYVADVCVGKEACQILASGCDAPLSGTAEALCETKQDKIICAPEMPDEAMAALSAHCAERGVKLITSGMRAHLGGIDIGLTMAAAGIAETGTVVIRSLNEEVRLASMIAEIHIAVLPARAIVADSYALEPRLVEWMGQPDFTAFVTGPSRTADIERVLALGVHGPLELHILILEDK, encoded by the coding sequence ATGACCACCCCCAATCTGGTCGAAAAACTCACGGCGAAAGCCGGCCTGGTTTCGGCCACGGTACGCTGCGTCGCTTCCATGGACGAGGCCATGGCCTACGTCGCCGACGTCTGCGTCGGCAAGGAAGCCTGCCAGATCCTGGCCTCGGGCTGCGACGCGCCGCTTTCCGGCACGGCCGAAGCCCTGTGCGAAACCAAGCAGGATAAAATCATCTGCGCCCCGGAAATGCCCGACGAGGCCATGGCCGCCCTGTCGGCCCATTGCGCCGAGCGCGGCGTGAAGCTCATCACTTCCGGCATGCGCGCCCACCTCGGCGGCATCGACATTGGCCTGACCATGGCCGCCGCCGGCATCGCCGAGACCGGCACCGTGGTCATCCGCTCCCTAAACGAGGAAGTGCGCCTGGCCAGCATGATTGCCGAGATCCACATCGCCGTGCTGCCGGCCAGGGCCATCGTGGCCGACTCCTATGCCCTGGAGCCCAGGCTGGTCGAATGGATGGGACAGCCCGATTTCACCGCCTTCGTCACCGGCCCCAGCCGCACCGCCGACATTGAGCGCGTCCTGGCCCTGGGCGTACATGGGCCGCTGGAACTGCACATCCTCATCTTGGAGGACAAATAG
- a CDS encoding peptide transporter: protein MYDDKELAEYRDLLPTPTRFEEGFDWKTIVGAVFIGFLMMPGSMYLQLVIGSGIGPAARWVTIILFAEIAKRAYTELKQQEIFLLYYMAGAAMASPFHGLLWNQYLVQSDAAKMLGLTDLIPLWVAPGPDSDSLLARTFLHRDWLVPILLLVGSQIVQRIDHFGLGYALYRVTSDVEKLPFPMAPVGALGTMALAESTEDRKTGWKWRVFSIGGMIGLAFGAIYVLFPVVSGLVFTEPVRLIPIPWADFTRNTEAWLPAVATGIQFDLGLVFTGMVLPFWAVIGGLVGLVITIVANPILYSHGILHRWRQGMGTVDTVFANNFDFYMSFGIGLGLAIGVIGIWQVAKSLRQGGVGGAAYKALFTTNKARGDINFWVSIAIYVFSTLAYIGLCLWLVPQFPWLFFVLYGFIYTPLISYITARMEGIAGQFVSLPLVREASFIAGARFFGYQGIEIWYAPIPIHNYGKATVDFREIELTGTSLRGIIKAEIVVFPVVMVASLLFSQFIWQLAPIPSASYPYAQELWHLQALNTLLMQTSTLEGNSLFFQALNGWYVSAGLGLGLVVYMLLMIFGLPVLLVYGIVRGLGQSVPHGLILEVVGALVGRYYFLKLYGARWRQYAPVLLAGFSCGMGLMGMFAMGATLILKSLGKLAY, encoded by the coding sequence ATGTACGACGACAAGGAATTAGCCGAATACCGGGACCTGCTCCCGACCCCCACCCGCTTCGAAGAGGGCTTCGACTGGAAGACCATTGTCGGCGCGGTCTTCATCGGCTTCCTCATGATGCCGGGCAGCATGTATTTGCAGCTCGTCATCGGCTCGGGCATCGGCCCGGCCGCCCGCTGGGTGACCATCATTCTCTTTGCCGAGATCGCCAAGCGCGCCTACACCGAACTCAAGCAGCAGGAAATCTTCCTGCTCTATTACATGGCCGGCGCGGCCATGGCCTCGCCCTTCCACGGGCTTTTGTGGAACCAGTACCTCGTCCAGTCCGACGCGGCCAAGATGTTGGGCCTAACCGACCTTATTCCGCTGTGGGTCGCCCCGGGGCCGGACTCGGATTCGCTTTTGGCCCGCACGTTTCTGCACCGCGACTGGCTGGTGCCCATCCTGCTTTTGGTCGGCTCGCAAATCGTCCAGCGCATCGACCACTTCGGCCTGGGCTACGCCCTTTACCGCGTCACCTCCGACGTGGAAAAGCTGCCTTTTCCCATGGCCCCGGTGGGGGCCCTGGGCACCATGGCCCTGGCCGAGTCCACCGAGGACAGAAAGACCGGCTGGAAATGGCGCGTTTTTTCCATCGGCGGCATGATCGGCCTGGCCTTCGGGGCCATCTACGTGCTCTTCCCGGTGGTCTCGGGGCTGGTCTTCACCGAACCCGTGCGGCTTATTCCCATTCCCTGGGCCGATTTCACCCGCAACACCGAGGCCTGGCTGCCGGCCGTGGCCACCGGCATCCAGTTCGACCTGGGGCTGGTCTTCACCGGCATGGTGCTGCCGTTTTGGGCGGTCATCGGCGGGCTGGTGGGGCTTGTCATCACCATCGTGGCCAACCCCATCCTCTATTCCCACGGCATCCTGCACCGCTGGCGGCAGGGCATGGGCACGGTGGACACGGTTTTTGCCAACAACTTCGATTTCTACATGTCCTTTGGCATCGGCCTGGGGCTGGCCATCGGCGTCATCGGCATCTGGCAGGTGGCCAAGTCCCTGCGCCAGGGAGGCGTTGGCGGCGCGGCCTACAAGGCGCTTTTTACCACCAACAAGGCCCGGGGCGACATCAACTTCTGGGTTTCCATCGCCATCTACGTCTTCTCCACCCTGGCCTACATCGGGTTGTGCCTGTGGCTGGTGCCCCAGTTCCCGTGGCTGTTCTTCGTTCTTTACGGCTTCATCTACACGCCGCTTATTTCCTACATCACCGCCCGCATGGAAGGCATCGCCGGCCAGTTCGTGAGCCTGCCCCTGGTGCGCGAGGCCAGCTTCATCGCCGGGGCGCGCTTTTTCGGCTACCAGGGCATCGAGATCTGGTACGCGCCCATCCCCATCCACAACTACGGCAAGGCGACGGTGGATTTTCGCGAGATCGAACTGACCGGCACCAGCCTTCGCGGCATCATCAAGGCCGAGATCGTGGTCTTTCCGGTGGTCATGGTGGCCAGCCTGCTGTTTTCCCAGTTCATCTGGCAGCTGGCCCCCATCCCTTCGGCCAGCTACCCCTATGCCCAGGAGCTGTGGCATCTCCAGGCGCTCAACACGCTGCTCATGCAGACCTCGACCCTGGAAGGCAATTCGCTCTTTTTCCAGGCTCTAAACGGCTGGTACGTCAGCGCCGGCCTGGGGCTGGGGCTTGTCGTCTACATGCTGCTCATGATTTTCGGACTGCCCGTGCTTCTGGTCTACGGCATCGTGCGGGGACTCGGGCAAAGCGTGCCCCACGGGCTTATTTTGGAAGTGGTGGGGGCGCTGGTGGGGCGGTATTATTTCCTCAAGCTCTACGGCGCGCGCTGGCGGCAATACGCCCCCGTGCTCCTGGCCGGCTTTTCCTGCGGCATGGGGCTCATGGGCATGTTCGCCATGGGCGCGACGCTGATCCTCAAGTCGCTGGGGAAACTGGCCTACTAG
- the dnaJ gene encoding molecular chaperone DnaJ — translation MPRDYYEVLGVARDADDETIKKAYRQQAFQFHPDRNPDDPEAESKFKEAAEAYEVLRNPENRARYDRFGHEGLGGNGFGGFGTTDDVFSAFSDIFGEFFGFSGRASRGPRPQAGNDLRYDLNVSFRDAARGTEVTLKIPKNVQCHVCNGSGAEPGTSAETCRHCGGSGQVVQSQGFFRIAVSCPSCRGEGRVIATPCKECRGRGITRQTRELKVRVPAGVDDGSRLRLRGEGDPGLYGGPPGDLYVILHVEADKIFERQGQDLIYRQDITFVQAALGHKIEVPTLDGDETMEIPKGTQSGEVFSLRGLGLPIPGSTRKGDLLVHVTVVTPRGLTKKQEELLREFEELDEQKPMKKVKSFFRKAKEAMGN, via the coding sequence ATGCCCCGGGATTATTACGAAGTGCTGGGCGTTGCCCGCGACGCCGACGACGAGACCATCAAGAAAGCCTACCGTCAGCAGGCTTTCCAGTTCCACCCCGACCGCAACCCTGACGATCCTGAAGCCGAATCCAAGTTCAAGGAAGCGGCCGAGGCCTACGAGGTGTTGCGCAACCCTGAAAACCGGGCGCGCTACGACCGCTTCGGCCACGAGGGCCTGGGCGGCAACGGGTTCGGCGGTTTCGGCACCACCGACGACGTCTTCAGCGCCTTTTCCGATATTTTCGGGGAGTTCTTTGGGTTCAGCGGCCGCGCCTCGCGCGGGCCGCGCCCCCAGGCCGGCAACGACCTGCGCTATGACTTAAACGTCTCCTTCCGCGACGCGGCCAGGGGTACGGAAGTCACGCTCAAGATTCCCAAAAACGTCCAGTGCCACGTCTGCAACGGCTCCGGGGCCGAACCCGGCACCTCGGCCGAAACCTGCCGGCACTGCGGCGGCTCGGGCCAGGTGGTCCAGAGCCAGGGCTTTTTCCGCATCGCCGTCAGTTGTCCGTCCTGCCGGGGCGAAGGGCGCGTCATCGCCACGCCCTGCAAGGAGTGCCGGGGACGGGGCATCACCCGCCAGACCCGCGAGCTCAAGGTCCGCGTGCCGGCCGGCGTTGACGACGGCAGCCGCCTGCGCCTTCGCGGCGAGGGCGATCCCGGCCTGTACGGCGGCCCCCCGGGCGATCTCTACGTCATCCTCCATGTCGAGGCCGACAAGATTTTCGAGCGCCAGGGCCAGGATCTCATCTACCGCCAGGACATCACCTTTGTGCAGGCCGCGCTCGGCCACAAGATCGAGGTGCCGACCCTGGACGGCGACGAGACCATGGAGATCCCCAAGGGCACCCAAAGCGGCGAGGTGTTTTCCCTGCGCGGCCTTGGCCTGCCCATTCCGGGATCGACCCGCAAGGGCGATCTGCTCGTCCACGTGACCGTGGTCACGCCCCGTGGGCTGACCAAGAAGCAGGAAGAGCTTTTGCGCGAATTCGAGGAGCTTGACGAGCAAAAGCCCATGAAAAAAGTCAAAAGCTTCTTTCGCAAGGCCAAGGAGGCCATGGGGAACTGA
- the ldhH gene encoding L-lactate dehydrogenase (quinone) large subunit LdhH: MQDATTLKEYRKQLREALENDFQRQALDNFAVAYRTSRANAFADIDAPELIAEIAAAKDESIGRLEELFQEFKRHAEAAGTKVHLAATAHEANEIIARIGKENNVKTIVKSKSMTAEETHLNDHLEAQGFEVTETDLGEWIIQLRHEGPTHMVMPAIHLSRYQVADLFSEVTHKQQDVDIQKLVKVARRELRPKFCQADMGISGANFAIAATGTIGLITNEGNGRLTTTLPRVHVALAGVDKLMPTLHDALRIIRCLPKNATGQAITSYVTWITGTVPCEPSPRGTKVKHVVFLDNGRLAMARDPEFKQVLRCIRCGACANVCPIYRLVGGHKYGHVYIGAIGLVATYFFHGREKAKNLVQNCLNCGACKAVCAAGIDLPTLIKEVHARIQDEEGHPLYSTAVGQVLKNRKLFHTMLKSARLLQKPITGGTPYLRHLPMFLFKDQDFRALPAVADEAFRDKWERIKPRVADAKLKVALFSGCVQDFVYPEQMEAAVAVIASKPGVAMEYPMGQSCCGLPLQMMGEKQAGRELAAHNMNAIDAQDFDYIVTMCASCASYLKHGYKRLFADDPAMAYKAAQFAHRVIDFSSFVRDVLGITDESFTGPSKKVTYHAPCHLCRGLGVTEAPRALLGEAGLEYVPATEEDVCCGFGGTFSVKFPELSKELLGKKLANLKATGATAMATDCPGCIMQIRGGFEAEKTPFEVRHVAEYLAERLKRK; the protein is encoded by the coding sequence ATGCAAGACGCCACCACCCTCAAGGAATACCGCAAGCAATTGCGCGAAGCACTTGAAAACGATTTCCAGCGCCAGGCCCTGGACAATTTCGCCGTGGCCTACCGCACATCCCGGGCCAATGCCTTTGCCGACATCGACGCCCCGGAACTGATCGCCGAGATCGCCGCGGCCAAGGACGAATCCATCGGCCGTCTGGAGGAACTCTTCCAGGAATTCAAACGCCACGCCGAAGCCGCCGGCACCAAGGTCCATCTGGCCGCCACCGCCCACGAAGCCAATGAGATCATTGCCCGCATCGGCAAAGAAAATAACGTCAAGACCATCGTCAAATCCAAGTCCATGACCGCCGAGGAGACCCACTTAAACGATCACCTCGAAGCCCAGGGCTTTGAAGTGACCGAGACCGACCTTGGCGAATGGATCATCCAGCTGCGCCACGAAGGCCCGACCCACATGGTCATGCCGGCTATCCATCTGTCGCGCTATCAGGTGGCCGACCTGTTTTCCGAGGTCACCCACAAGCAGCAGGACGTGGACATCCAAAAGCTCGTCAAGGTGGCCCGCCGGGAACTGCGGCCCAAATTCTGCCAAGCCGACATGGGCATCTCCGGGGCCAACTTCGCCATTGCCGCAACCGGCACCATTGGCCTTATAACCAACGAAGGCAACGGGCGGCTCACCACCACCCTGCCCCGGGTGCATGTGGCTCTGGCCGGCGTCGACAAGCTCATGCCGACCCTGCACGACGCCCTGCGCATCATCCGCTGCCTGCCCAAAAACGCCACCGGCCAGGCCATCACCTCCTATGTCACCTGGATCACCGGCACTGTGCCTTGCGAGCCCTCTCCCCGCGGAACCAAGGTCAAGCATGTGGTCTTTTTGGACAACGGCCGTCTGGCCATGGCCCGTGACCCGGAATTCAAACAGGTGCTGCGCTGCATTCGCTGCGGCGCCTGCGCCAATGTCTGTCCCATCTACCGTCTGGTCGGCGGCCACAAATACGGCCACGTCTACATCGGGGCCATCGGCCTTGTCGCCACCTACTTCTTCCACGGCCGGGAGAAGGCCAAAAATCTGGTCCAGAACTGCCTCAACTGCGGCGCCTGCAAGGCCGTGTGCGCCGCCGGCATCGATCTGCCGACCCTGATCAAGGAAGTCCACGCCCGCATCCAGGACGAGGAAGGCCATCCGCTCTATTCCACGGCCGTGGGCCAGGTGCTCAAAAACCGCAAGCTCTTCCACACCATGCTCAAGTCCGCCCGGCTACTCCAAAAGCCGATCACCGGCGGCACGCCGTACCTGCGCCATCTGCCCATGTTCCTGTTCAAGGATCAGGACTTCCGCGCCCTGCCGGCCGTGGCCGACGAGGCCTTCCGCGACAAGTGGGAGCGCATCAAGCCCCGGGTGGCCGACGCCAAGCTGAAAGTCGCGCTGTTCTCGGGTTGCGTGCAGGACTTCGTCTATCCCGAACAGATGGAAGCAGCCGTGGCGGTCATCGCCTCCAAGCCGGGCGTGGCCATGGAGTACCCCATGGGCCAGTCCTGCTGCGGGTTGCCGCTGCAGATGATGGGCGAGAAGCAGGCCGGCCGGGAGCTTGCCGCCCACAACATGAACGCCATCGACGCCCAGGACTTCGACTACATCGTGACGATGTGCGCCTCCTGCGCCTCCTATCTCAAGCACGGCTACAAGCGGCTTTTCGCCGACGATCCGGCCATGGCCTACAAGGCCGCCCAGTTTGCCCACCGGGTCATCGACTTCAGTTCCTTTGTCCGTGACGTGCTGGGCATCACCGACGAGTCCTTCACCGGGCCGAGCAAGAAGGTGACCTACCACGCCCCCTGCCACCTGTGCCGGGGCCTGGGCGTCACCGAAGCCCCGCGCGCGCTTCTGGGCGAAGCCGGACTGGAATACGTGCCGGCCACCGAGGAAGACGTGTGCTGCGGCTTTGGCGGCACCTTCTCGGTGAAGTTCCCGGAACTCTCAAAGGAACTGCTCGGCAAGAAGCTCGCCAATTTGAAGGCCACCGGCGCGACCGCCATGGCCACGGATTGCCCGGGCTGCATCATGCAGATTCGCGGCGGCTTCGAGGCCGAAAAAACGCCTTTCGAAGTGCGCCACGTGGCCGAATACCTGGCCGAGCGCCTCAAGCGTAAATAG
- the moaC gene encoding cyclic pyranopterin monophosphate synthase MoaC, which yields MSEGFTHLDADGAARMVDVGGKTKTRRLAVAACEVHLSPATMALLATAALPKGDALNTAKIAGIMAAKRTADLIPLCHPLPLAHADVRFDVDQAAAVVRVEAEASTVAETGVEMEALTAAMVAALTIYDMCKAVQKDIVVSQAKLLFKSGGKSGTFVSPDWPAGRPYPAS from the coding sequence ATGAGCGAAGGCTTCACACATCTCGACGCCGACGGCGCGGCCCGCATGGTGGACGTCGGCGGCAAGACCAAGACCCGCCGGCTGGCCGTGGCTGCCTGCGAAGTGCATCTGTCGCCGGCCACCATGGCGCTTTTGGCCACGGCCGCCCTGCCCAAGGGCGACGCCCTCAACACCGCCAAGATCGCCGGCATCATGGCCGCCAAGCGCACTGCCGACCTCATCCCGCTATGCCATCCGCTGCCCCTGGCCCATGCCGACGTCCGGTTCGACGTGGATCAGGCCGCCGCCGTGGTGCGTGTGGAGGCCGAAGCTTCCACCGTGGCCGAAACCGGCGTGGAGATGGAGGCGCTGACCGCCGCCATGGTTGCGGCGCTGACCATCTACGACATGTGCAAGGCCGTGCAGAAAGACATCGTCGTGAGCCAAGCCAAGCTGCTTTTCAAGTCCGGCGGCAAGTCCGGAACCTTCGTCTCGCCCGACTGGCCGGCCGGCCGGCCTTATCCGGCGTCCTAG